From Acomys russatus chromosome 2, mAcoRus1.1, whole genome shotgun sequence, one genomic window encodes:
- the Itgb3bp gene encoding centromere protein R isoform X2, with protein sequence MFLFIPSFMTLLSNIERSSEKTMEIMKNLRSIQALEGNRQLEDLIGISLVPCFLKGEVKKTKELMTKVIKQKLFEKKNSRIPRKEHHLDSFEFLKAILN encoded by the exons ATGTTTCTGTTCATTCCTAGTTTCATGACGTTGCTCTCTAATATTGAGAGATCATCAGAAAAAACCATGGagataatgaaaaatttaagaagtaTACAG GCTTTGGAGGGCAACAGACAACTTGAAGATCTCATTGGCATTTCCCTAGTACCATGCTTCTTAAAAGGAGAAgtgaagaaaaccaaagaactaa tgacaaaagtaataaaacaaaaactgtttgAAAAGAAGAATTCAAGAATTCCTCGCAAAG AACACCATCTTGACAGCTTTGAATTCCTTAAAGCCATTTTGAACTGA